One segment of Rubripirellula amarantea DNA contains the following:
- a CDS encoding alpha-N-arabinofuranosidase, with protein MWPRRLNVLAIPEPYSQCEPMRTLRYLLLGCLSFLTATPALCQIKITVDPSQTDHTIAPEIYGQFAEHLGGCIYGGLWVGPESNLPNVRGYRKDVLEALKQLKVPVLRWPGGCFADDYHWRDGIGQRDQRPRTLNIYWGGEETNAFGTHEFLDLCELLDCEAYVAGNVGSGTVEEMREWVEYMTSDSQSELAQLRRKNGREKPWRVKYFGVGNENWGCGGNMTAEYYSDLYRRYATYVRDFSGNRITKVANGPSGRDLPFMKTLVGNAHEHADAFSMHYYVLPNSDWNVKGSALNFPESEWFSVMQQTYQVKELIEDYIAILDESDPDKRLDLYVDEWGTWYDPGTDTPSALYQQNSIRDAVSAALFLHIFHEHADRITMGNIAQVVNVLQAMILTRDDEILLTPTYHVFEMYKVHQGSSHIPLTFESPIYTCDSAEAPPLNPPSSFKADAQPGKPWINSIDAVSASASLATDGTITVSLVNTSPTDAYPVEITYAGNSLDHVNGRVLRSDRLDGHNTFDTPDAVQPRSISNLKTVGNTVQFLLPPASVSTVSATHSK; from the coding sequence ATGTGGCCGCGACGTCTAAACGTGCTCGCCATTCCTGAACCCTATTCCCAATGCGAACCGATGCGAACCCTGCGTTATCTATTACTGGGCTGTCTGTCTTTTCTCACTGCGACTCCCGCCCTATGCCAGATTAAGATCACGGTGGATCCTTCACAAACCGACCACACCATTGCACCAGAGATTTACGGACAGTTCGCCGAACATTTAGGGGGATGCATTTACGGCGGTTTGTGGGTGGGTCCTGAATCGAATTTACCTAACGTTCGCGGCTATCGAAAAGACGTACTTGAAGCTCTGAAACAGCTAAAAGTCCCTGTACTACGCTGGCCTGGCGGTTGCTTCGCTGACGACTACCACTGGCGAGATGGAATCGGCCAGCGAGATCAACGACCACGCACCTTGAATATCTACTGGGGTGGCGAAGAGACGAACGCGTTTGGCACCCACGAGTTCCTGGATCTTTGCGAACTCCTTGACTGCGAAGCCTACGTGGCTGGCAACGTGGGATCAGGTACCGTCGAAGAAATGCGAGAATGGGTCGAGTACATGACAAGCGATTCGCAAAGCGAACTCGCGCAGTTGCGTCGCAAGAATGGTCGAGAGAAGCCTTGGCGAGTCAAATACTTCGGTGTGGGAAACGAAAATTGGGGATGCGGTGGGAACATGACCGCCGAGTACTATTCGGATTTGTATCGCCGCTACGCCACCTACGTTCGCGACTTCAGCGGCAACCGCATCACTAAAGTCGCCAACGGACCTAGTGGCCGTGATTTGCCGTTCATGAAGACACTCGTGGGCAACGCTCACGAGCACGCGGACGCGTTCAGCATGCACTATTACGTGCTCCCCAATTCCGATTGGAACGTCAAAGGATCCGCATTGAATTTTCCTGAATCGGAATGGTTCTCTGTCATGCAGCAGACCTATCAAGTGAAGGAATTGATCGAGGATTACATCGCTATCCTCGACGAATCGGATCCTGACAAGCGTCTTGATCTGTACGTTGATGAATGGGGCACATGGTATGACCCGGGGACTGACACGCCGTCTGCCTTGTACCAACAAAACTCGATACGCGACGCCGTTTCCGCTGCACTGTTCCTTCATATCTTCCACGAACATGCGGATCGCATCACGATGGGCAACATCGCGCAAGTCGTCAATGTGTTGCAGGCAATGATCCTGACACGCGACGACGAGATCTTACTGACCCCGACGTATCACGTCTTTGAGATGTACAAAGTTCATCAGGGCTCCAGCCATATTCCATTGACTTTCGAAAGCCCTATCTACACGTGCGATAGCGCCGAAGCGCCACCGCTTAATCCCCCTTCAAGCTTTAAAGCAGACGCACAACCAGGCAAGCCTTGGATCAACTCGATCGACGCGGTATCCGCCTCGGCATCGCTTGCGACCGATGGGACGATTACCGTATCGCTGGTGAACACGTCACCGACCGATGCGTACCCTGTTGAAATCACTTACGCCGGAAACAGCCTCGACCATGTGAATGGGCGAGTACTACGCTCCGATCGACTAGATGGCCACAATACGTTCGACACTCCGGATGCCGTTCAACCTCGATCCATTTCGAATTTAAAAACTGTCGGCAACACGGTACAGTTCTTGCTTCCTCCGGCCAGTGTTTCGACGGTGTCCGCAACTCATTCGAAGTAA
- a CDS encoding DUF1501 domain-containing protein: MKKTTNSSDTSHAAHAFCQKLASDSRRQFLQNCTTGLGALWLASQTHGAARASEAFVPRHADNNPLSAIESPLPAKAKRVIYLHMIGAPSQLELFDYKPDLERLDGKPCPQSFLEGKRFAFIQGTPMMLGPQYKFSQHGQSGTWVSDRMPHLSEQVDDLCFIKTMQTDQFNHGPAQLMVHTGQARMGYPSIGSWVTWGLGSENEDLPGFMVLLSGGRQPRVGKALWSSGFLPSVYQGVQCRSKGSPVLNIENPGDISRNQRRTMLDTLNRLNMESHQTYGDPETITRIAQYEMAFRMQTAVPEVMDINSEPQHIHDMYGTEPGQESFANNCLLARRLAERGVRFIQLFDWGWDSHGADKNEALNAGFKDKCKQVDQPIAALLRDLKQRDMLKDTLVVWSGEFGRTPMQENRGGTKMTYIGRDHNPGAFTLWMAGGGVKPGYSYGETDDVGYTAAQNPVHVRDFHATMQRLLGIDHNKFSYPFQGLDQKLTGVLPAKVINDVIA; the protein is encoded by the coding sequence ATGAAAAAGACAACCAACTCGAGCGACACGTCTCACGCGGCTCATGCGTTTTGTCAGAAATTGGCGAGCGATTCGCGACGTCAGTTTCTCCAGAATTGCACGACCGGTCTTGGTGCTCTGTGGTTAGCATCGCAAACGCATGGCGCCGCCAGAGCCAGTGAGGCATTCGTTCCGCGACACGCGGACAACAATCCTCTAAGCGCAATCGAATCGCCGCTTCCCGCCAAGGCGAAGCGAGTGATCTACCTTCACATGATTGGCGCCCCGAGCCAACTCGAACTCTTCGACTACAAACCCGACCTAGAGCGATTGGACGGAAAACCGTGTCCCCAATCTTTTTTGGAAGGCAAACGTTTCGCCTTCATCCAAGGCACTCCCATGATGCTCGGGCCGCAATACAAGTTTTCGCAGCACGGTCAAAGCGGTACCTGGGTGTCCGATCGGATGCCTCATTTGTCCGAGCAAGTGGACGACCTTTGTTTCATTAAGACGATGCAAACGGATCAGTTCAATCACGGTCCTGCGCAACTGATGGTGCACACCGGGCAAGCTCGCATGGGATACCCTTCCATCGGATCCTGGGTCACATGGGGACTTGGAAGCGAAAACGAGGATCTTCCCGGCTTCATGGTGTTGCTCTCGGGCGGGCGGCAACCACGTGTGGGTAAGGCGCTATGGAGTAGTGGTTTTCTTCCGTCGGTGTATCAAGGAGTCCAATGTCGGTCGAAGGGGTCGCCCGTGTTGAACATCGAGAACCCCGGTGATATCTCACGCAACCAGCGGCGAACCATGCTGGATACTTTGAACCGACTCAACATGGAATCTCATCAAACGTACGGCGATCCAGAGACAATCACGCGGATCGCGCAGTACGAAATGGCATTCCGAATGCAAACGGCCGTGCCGGAAGTCATGGATATCAACAGCGAACCGCAACACATCCACGACATGTACGGCACTGAGCCAGGCCAGGAATCGTTCGCTAACAACTGCTTGCTTGCTCGCCGACTTGCGGAGCGTGGGGTGCGATTCATTCAGCTTTTCGATTGGGGCTGGGATTCGCATGGAGCCGACAAGAACGAAGCACTCAACGCAGGCTTCAAAGACAAATGCAAACAAGTCGATCAACCTATCGCGGCGCTTCTTCGAGACCTTAAGCAACGCGACATGCTGAAGGACACGCTTGTGGTTTGGAGTGGTGAGTTTGGTCGAACGCCCATGCAGGAAAATCGCGGGGGAACCAAGATGACTTACATCGGACGCGACCATAACCCTGGTGCGTTCACGTTGTGGATGGCCGGTGGCGGTGTGAAGCCGGGTTATAGCTACGGTGAAACAGATGACGTTGGGTACACGGCCGCCCAGAACCCCGTCCACGTGCGCGACTTCCACGCAACGATGCAAAGATTACTGGGCATCGACCACAACAAATTCTCGTATCCCTTCCAGGGTCTCGATCAAAAGCTCACGGGTGTATTACCGGCCAAAGTGATCAACGACGTGATTGCTTGA
- a CDS encoding PSD1 and planctomycete cytochrome C domain-containing protein: MTSLNVRCLISCILATLSMIVGASANADEEINFNEQIRPIFTRHCTACHGGVKAAGDVSFVNAEAVLPPDGWVVEPGDPDASIMIERIESDDPDVMMPPPDHGSKLDASEIALLRRWIEQGAQWRGHWAYETPKDPEVPSNNDAQWAKQSLDHFVLARLEAEQIAPAPQDSPERWLRRATLDVTGLPPSPTDRQEFLSDVDARGDAAYEAVADRLLNSPAYGERWASVWLDQVRYADSRGLGMDGPRSVWKYRDWVINAFNSDMPYTDFTVKQIAGDLLPDRTFDDLVATAAHRLSQSNEEGGTDDEEFRVAAVLDRVNTTWQAWQGVTFGCVQCHSHPYDPFKHEEYYKFAAFFNNTCDSDLDDDWPTVDVPVDDGDADEALDLDCKIETLNNTLWERENELIQNDQLWHPIESMTVSTNNSTKVVVDAKSNHAEYHTVDTVSRGTTITLLSDVPEGMKRITALKFTGMPLDLAKAVSDSEWGFVLSHLEARWIIPGQMDSGLIEFERVLVDEPTPHHDPQDSLDEKSKSGFAAFTRIHYPRSAAFVLKQPTEVPLDAQLQVSLRFDEFILSAFPLVARRGRIDLADNEQFTSLVSDTVDQRIELAELKEQRSKIKSTATPILKERAEEFRRPSHVFIRGLFLTKGEPVTPGTPASLPPLPDGKANRMALAEWLTSKENPLTSRVAINRVWAILFGTGLVATEEDFGTSGERPSHPDLLDHLALRFQNEHDSRFKPAIREIILSSTYRQDSAIRPELHERDQQNRLLARGPRHRLPAEIVRDQALACAGLLTEQVGGYPVRPAIPEGVWNPFASWDKWNTAEVGDPNRYRRSIYTYTKRSIPYPMFASFDSPSREFCAPRRLRSNTPLQALMMLNDQTFAECTTGLAKRMKQSGESLADQIKFGFIVVTCREPNQRELNELIALAETYDDLKNAAAMEAVASVLLNLDETLTK; encoded by the coding sequence ATGACCAGTCTCAACGTCCGATGCCTTATCTCTTGCATTCTTGCCACGCTTTCGATGATCGTTGGAGCGAGTGCGAACGCAGATGAGGAGATCAACTTTAATGAACAGATTCGGCCAATCTTTACACGTCATTGCACGGCATGTCATGGCGGAGTGAAGGCGGCTGGCGACGTGTCGTTCGTCAATGCTGAAGCTGTGCTGCCGCCTGATGGTTGGGTGGTCGAACCGGGAGATCCCGACGCTTCGATTATGATCGAACGGATCGAATCCGACGATCCGGACGTGATGATGCCGCCACCGGACCACGGCTCGAAACTCGATGCGTCCGAGATTGCATTGCTTCGGCGTTGGATCGAGCAAGGTGCTCAATGGCGAGGCCATTGGGCATACGAGACGCCAAAGGATCCCGAGGTGCCGAGCAACAACGATGCGCAATGGGCCAAGCAATCGCTCGATCATTTCGTGTTAGCCCGACTCGAAGCGGAACAGATTGCCCCCGCTCCCCAGGACAGCCCCGAACGTTGGTTGCGCCGAGCCACACTTGACGTGACGGGGTTGCCACCATCGCCGACCGACCGCCAAGAATTCTTGTCGGATGTCGATGCGCGAGGTGATGCGGCCTACGAAGCGGTCGCCGATCGACTACTCAATTCGCCCGCCTATGGTGAACGATGGGCCAGCGTTTGGTTGGACCAAGTTCGTTATGCCGATTCGCGAGGACTGGGCATGGATGGTCCTCGCAGCGTTTGGAAATATCGAGACTGGGTGATTAACGCATTCAACAGCGACATGCCGTACACCGACTTCACGGTCAAACAAATTGCGGGTGATTTATTGCCTGATCGAACCTTTGACGATCTCGTTGCAACCGCCGCACATCGTTTAAGTCAATCTAATGAGGAAGGCGGCACCGACGACGAAGAGTTTCGCGTTGCGGCCGTCCTGGACCGTGTCAATACAACCTGGCAAGCATGGCAGGGTGTTACCTTTGGGTGCGTGCAGTGTCACAGCCACCCCTACGATCCATTCAAGCACGAAGAGTATTACAAGTTCGCAGCGTTCTTTAACAACACCTGCGACAGTGACCTCGATGATGATTGGCCGACCGTGGACGTTCCAGTGGACGACGGCGATGCTGACGAAGCACTTGATCTCGATTGCAAGATCGAGACGCTCAACAACACTCTTTGGGAACGTGAAAATGAGTTAATCCAGAACGATCAGTTATGGCATCCCATTGAATCGATGACTGTCTCGACGAACAACTCGACCAAGGTCGTGGTGGATGCAAAGTCAAATCACGCCGAGTATCACACCGTAGATACCGTCTCTCGCGGGACGACTATCACATTGCTCTCTGATGTCCCCGAGGGAATGAAGCGTATCACAGCATTAAAATTCACCGGGATGCCGCTCGACTTAGCGAAAGCGGTTTCGGATTCCGAATGGGGTTTTGTTTTATCGCACCTGGAAGCTAGATGGATCATCCCGGGTCAAATGGACTCGGGCTTGATCGAGTTTGAACGTGTATTGGTGGATGAGCCCACCCCTCATCACGATCCCCAAGATAGCCTTGACGAAAAAAGCAAGAGCGGATTTGCTGCGTTCACGCGGATCCATTATCCACGTTCCGCAGCGTTCGTGCTCAAGCAACCCACGGAAGTTCCGCTCGATGCGCAGCTACAGGTGTCGCTTCGATTTGACGAATTCATTCTGTCTGCTTTTCCCTTGGTGGCGCGTCGCGGACGGATAGATCTAGCTGACAATGAGCAGTTCACAAGCTTAGTCTCTGATACGGTCGACCAGCGAATTGAACTAGCTGAACTTAAAGAACAGCGGAGCAAAATCAAATCGACAGCCACGCCTATCCTGAAAGAACGTGCGGAAGAATTCCGACGGCCTTCGCACGTTTTCATTCGTGGTCTGTTCCTAACCAAAGGCGAACCCGTCACGCCCGGAACTCCCGCGTCGCTTCCGCCGCTGCCGGATGGCAAAGCGAACCGGATGGCATTGGCAGAATGGTTGACGAGCAAAGAGAACCCGTTGACCTCTCGAGTGGCCATCAATCGGGTCTGGGCGATTTTGTTCGGAACCGGACTAGTCGCTACGGAAGAAGACTTCGGAACATCAGGCGAGCGTCCATCGCACCCCGATCTACTGGATCACTTGGCGCTGCGATTTCAAAACGAACATGATTCTCGCTTCAAACCGGCGATTCGCGAGATCATTCTTTCCAGCACGTACCGACAAGACTCTGCAATACGCCCTGAGTTGCATGAGCGTGATCAACAGAACCGGTTGCTTGCTCGCGGACCACGACACCGATTGCCGGCCGAGATCGTTCGAGACCAAGCGTTAGCTTGCGCGGGATTGTTAACCGAGCAAGTAGGCGGGTATCCGGTGCGGCCAGCGATTCCAGAAGGCGTCTGGAACCCGTTTGCATCATGGGACAAATGGAACACCGCCGAAGTGGGTGATCCCAATCGCTACCGCCGTTCCATTTACACGTACACCAAACGCAGCATTCCCTATCCGATGTTCGCTTCCTTTGATTCACCGTCTCGAGAGTTCTGCGCTCCGCGTCGTTTGCGTTCCAATACGCCGCTGCAGGCGTTGATGATGCTTAACGACCAAACCTTTGCCGAATGCACCACGGGGCTGGCCAAACGAATGAAGCAAAGCGGCGAATCGCTTGCCGATCAAATCAAATTTGGCTTCATCGTTGTCACCTGTCGTGAACCGAATCAGCGTGAACTGAACGAATTGATCGCGCTCGCCGAAACTTACGACGATCTAAAGAACGCAGCCGCAATGGAAGCGGTCGCCAGCGTTTTGCTGAACCTAGATGAAACTTTGACCAAATAG
- a CDS encoding endo-1,4-beta-xylanase: MRFTTQRFLMLLSIGLVVTAIVMPRAPAQDIPLVYSSENTGTEFSDPPLPEIAELPTVRALPDPFEWSDRRGRSTSFSDWSRRRSEIQSEIEHFEIGNKPPRPQLISASYADGLLKVEVTENGQTLSLTAKIELPDGEGPFPAVIGIGQGSGSLPRDILASRNIATIAFNFSQVMSHTQLRGNEPINRLYPDQVSMGAYCAWPWGISRIIDGLELVKDDLPIDLQHLAVTGCSFAGKMALFAGALDERIALTIAQESGGGGAAAWRVSETLGNVETLGKTNHAWFLEDMFQFAGAVEKLPYDHHELMALVAPRALLVLGNPDYEWLADESGYVSCRAAHEVWKAFGIADRFGFSIVAGHPHCQLPNEQRPEVEAFVDKFLLGKANVNTSITKHPFDHVEHELWYDGWTTGTSSFPTADSKNLETLNFEVESTAYGSDWQVISDPEASGGKYLTIRPGLNSPKAAPSDKSGAITIPFETTQAKKYYVFARANCPSADDDSFWIKVDDNHFSAANGLGTNGWEWVKLTVVALKPGMHTLTMAYREDGAHLDRIAITTYPFGPTGLPGVDDSDAESVSSSMDRRSLKDAVGSRFKVGVGVGHRVLENSDDAALIRQHFEILTPENCMKPQGIHPAEDRWRFEATDRFADFVRKNNLEMVGHCLVWAKDDRTDPWMMSEGDLPVSREKLLQRIELHVKTVVDRYADVATHWDVVNEAIGDGQDGLLRDSVYSRTAGMDFIVTAFKTARASDPEALLIYNDYNGHKPGKRKKLIELLTKLKAAGAPVDAYGMQGHFELGDNSLSELRETFDELRKLNIKIVVSELDIDVVKRGQWWADDGAHREELASFDPYQDGMPPEVETQMVDQYVKLFELFDDYSDIIARVSFWNLHDGQSWLNYFPWQRVNHPLLFDRDRNPKPAFDAVYQLLTKEKLAPSGNNGNATSHTPWQRNDANSQAVHKQLVAKTQQGKVDVYFQGDSITRRWGATDYPELLQHWNETFYGWNAANFAWGGDSTHHMLWRMQNGELEGVSPKVVCLQAGANNLPWTGPATDSHVDDVVDGIQAIVAEFRKRFPEVPIVLTAMFPRDQNAELSETIAAINHRLKAFSDDDARIHWININWELLGPDGKLRPDVSTDGIHLEKAGYVVWGKALRPVLEQLLGSPAASDQAPPPTGNPGL, encoded by the coding sequence ATGCGATTCACGACTCAACGGTTCTTGATGCTGCTCAGTATTGGTCTGGTGGTTACCGCAATCGTGATGCCACGTGCGCCCGCTCAAGACATTCCGCTGGTTTACTCTAGCGAGAACACAGGCACCGAATTTTCCGATCCACCTTTGCCCGAGATAGCAGAGCTACCGACGGTGCGAGCATTGCCGGATCCCTTTGAGTGGTCTGATCGACGTGGTCGCTCTACCTCCTTCAGCGACTGGAGCCGCCGTCGATCTGAGATTCAATCGGAAATCGAACACTTCGAAATTGGAAACAAGCCACCCCGCCCTCAGCTCATTTCCGCAAGTTACGCCGACGGGCTGTTGAAGGTAGAGGTGACTGAAAATGGTCAGACGCTGTCGTTGACCGCGAAGATTGAATTGCCCGACGGTGAGGGGCCTTTCCCGGCAGTCATTGGAATTGGCCAGGGAAGTGGTAGCCTGCCTCGTGACATTCTCGCGAGTCGCAACATTGCGACAATCGCATTTAACTTCAGCCAAGTCATGTCGCATACGCAACTACGCGGCAATGAGCCCATCAACCGACTTTATCCCGACCAAGTATCGATGGGTGCGTACTGCGCATGGCCTTGGGGAATAAGTCGCATCATCGATGGATTGGAGCTCGTCAAAGATGACTTGCCGATTGACCTTCAACATCTTGCCGTCACCGGTTGTTCGTTTGCAGGAAAGATGGCGTTGTTTGCCGGTGCTTTGGACGAACGCATTGCGTTGACCATCGCCCAGGAATCTGGCGGCGGTGGTGCCGCGGCATGGCGTGTTTCCGAGACTCTTGGAAATGTCGAAACGCTTGGGAAGACCAACCATGCTTGGTTTCTAGAAGACATGTTTCAGTTCGCCGGTGCCGTTGAGAAACTTCCCTACGACCACCACGAGCTCATGGCCCTTGTTGCCCCTCGCGCGTTGCTGGTCTTAGGAAATCCAGACTACGAGTGGTTGGCCGACGAGTCTGGCTACGTATCGTGCCGCGCCGCTCACGAAGTTTGGAAGGCCTTTGGCATCGCAGACCGATTTGGTTTTTCGATTGTCGCTGGTCATCCGCACTGCCAACTCCCCAACGAACAACGGCCCGAAGTCGAGGCTTTCGTGGATAAGTTTTTGCTGGGTAAGGCGAACGTGAACACCTCGATAACGAAGCATCCCTTCGATCACGTCGAGCATGAACTTTGGTACGACGGTTGGACCACGGGGACATCAAGCTTTCCGACAGCAGATAGCAAGAACCTTGAAACATTGAATTTCGAAGTCGAATCGACAGCGTATGGATCGGATTGGCAGGTCATCAGTGATCCCGAAGCGTCTGGAGGGAAGTACTTGACGATAAGGCCGGGACTCAATAGTCCGAAGGCGGCACCTTCGGACAAGTCCGGCGCGATAACAATTCCATTTGAAACGACGCAGGCTAAGAAGTACTACGTGTTTGCCCGGGCGAATTGCCCATCGGCCGATGACGACTCGTTTTGGATCAAGGTCGACGACAACCATTTCAGCGCAGCGAATGGACTGGGTACCAACGGATGGGAATGGGTGAAACTCACCGTGGTAGCTCTGAAGCCGGGAATGCATACTTTGACGATGGCCTATCGGGAAGACGGAGCGCATCTGGATCGAATCGCCATCACGACTTACCCATTTGGCCCGACTGGACTTCCCGGCGTTGACGACAGCGACGCGGAAAGCGTGTCATCATCGATGGATCGGCGATCGCTCAAAGATGCCGTCGGATCGCGATTCAAGGTTGGAGTCGGAGTTGGACACCGTGTGCTTGAAAACTCTGATGACGCTGCGTTGATTCGTCAGCATTTCGAGATTCTGACTCCTGAAAACTGCATGAAGCCGCAAGGAATTCATCCTGCAGAAGATCGCTGGCGTTTCGAAGCGACCGATCGGTTTGCAGACTTCGTTCGAAAAAACAATCTAGAGATGGTCGGGCATTGTCTCGTTTGGGCAAAGGATGATCGTACGGACCCGTGGATGATGAGCGAAGGTGACCTACCCGTATCGCGAGAGAAATTGTTGCAACGAATTGAACTTCACGTCAAAACGGTGGTCGATCGCTATGCCGACGTGGCCACCCATTGGGACGTTGTCAACGAAGCCATTGGAGATGGTCAGGACGGTTTGCTACGTGACTCGGTTTACTCACGAACTGCGGGCATGGACTTCATTGTCACTGCTTTCAAAACCGCTCGAGCATCGGACCCTGAAGCGTTGCTGATTTACAATGACTACAACGGCCACAAACCTGGCAAACGAAAAAAGCTGATCGAACTTCTAACGAAGCTTAAGGCGGCAGGCGCACCGGTTGACGCCTACGGGATGCAAGGACACTTCGAACTCGGTGACAATTCGCTGTCCGAACTTCGAGAAACCTTCGATGAACTTCGCAAACTCAACATCAAGATCGTAGTGTCGGAACTTGACATCGACGTGGTCAAACGCGGTCAATGGTGGGCGGACGATGGTGCCCATCGCGAAGAACTCGCATCATTCGATCCCTACCAAGACGGCATGCCGCCGGAAGTTGAAACACAGATGGTCGACCAGTATGTCAAGCTCTTCGAGCTCTTTGACGACTACAGCGACATCATCGCCCGCGTATCATTCTGGAATCTTCACGATGGCCAAAGCTGGTTGAACTACTTTCCTTGGCAACGAGTCAACCATCCTTTGCTGTTTGATCGCGACCGGAACCCGAAACCGGCGTTCGACGCAGTCTATCAACTACTGACCAAAGAGAAGCTCGCCCCATCCGGAAACAATGGCAACGCGACGAGTCATACTCCTTGGCAACGCAACGATGCCAATTCGCAAGCGGTGCACAAGCAACTCGTGGCTAAGACCCAACAAGGGAAGGTAGATGTCTACTTTCAAGGCGACTCGATCACGCGTCGTTGGGGCGCAACCGACTATCCCGAACTGCTTCAGCATTGGAACGAAACTTTCTACGGATGGAACGCAGCCAACTTTGCTTGGGGCGGCGACAGCACGCACCACATGCTGTGGCGAATGCAGAACGGGGAACTTGAGGGTGTGTCACCCAAAGTTGTGTGCCTTCAAGCCGGCGCCAACAACTTGCCTTGGACCGGACCGGCGACTGATTCGCACGTGGACGATGTCGTAGATGGCATTCAGGCGATCGTTGCTGAGTTTCGAAAGCGATTCCCAGAGGTGCCGATCGTGCTAACTGCGATGTTTCCCCGTGATCAAAATGCAGAACTGAGTGAAACGATTGCTGCGATTAATCACCGACTCAAAGCGTTCAGCGACGACGATGCGCGGATCCATTGGATCAATATCAACTGGGAATTGCTGGGCCCTGATGGTAAACTAAGACCTGACGTTTCCACGGACGGAATTCATCTTGAAAAGGCTGGCTACGTGGTATGGGGCAAGGCATTGCGTCCCGTCCTAGAGCAACTATTGGGCTCGCCGGCCGCGTCAGATCAGGCACCCCCGCCCACCGGAAACCCGGGCCTTTGA
- a CDS encoding DUF1990 family protein: MNDPWWKTRLSELDALPYNYDASEYVEGQPGWNVDHYDCDLPSESPGPPQPDGPYQIAREILVAYQFPDPSRIVGYFNQEDSLQGRNMVLEAKFLGIRFTFGVRVSKVIDDEQTTKDGTKTNRFGYAYRTLQDHWEIGEMQYLLVKHQPTGRIQFQMDSYSKYDRIPNVFYRWGFQLLGRRLQKQFAQRCLVRLNEMVQERMRAN, encoded by the coding sequence GTGAATGACCCTTGGTGGAAAACGAGACTGAGTGAACTTGATGCCTTGCCCTACAATTACGACGCCAGTGAGTACGTCGAAGGGCAACCGGGCTGGAATGTCGACCACTATGACTGCGATCTTCCTTCTGAATCGCCTGGCCCACCACAACCCGATGGTCCCTACCAAATCGCGCGAGAGATCCTAGTCGCGTACCAGTTCCCGGATCCGTCACGGATTGTTGGCTACTTCAATCAGGAGGATTCGTTGCAGGGTCGCAACATGGTCCTTGAAGCCAAGTTTCTGGGAATACGATTTACATTTGGTGTGCGAGTGTCAAAAGTGATCGACGACGAACAAACCACGAAAGATGGCACTAAGACGAATAGATTTGGTTACGCATATCGCACTCTCCAAGACCATTGGGAAATTGGTGAAATGCAATATCTATTGGTCAAACATCAACCAACCGGACGCATTCAATTCCAAATGGATTCGTATTCAAAGTACGACCGCATTCCCAACGTATTCTATCGCTGGGGTTTTCAATTGCTTGGCCGCCGCTTGCAAAAACAGTTCGCACAACGATGCCTTGTTCGACTGAATGAAATGGTCCAAGAACGAATGCGAGCGAATTAA
- a CDS encoding Rho termination factor N-terminal domain-containing protein gives MPQWTPKDERQYEHVKESQLDRGKSEDDAQEIAARTVNKQRREEGRTPNKTTQGTGNPNTSLEDRTVDELRNRASQLNIRGRSKMKKEQLVEAIRNAN, from the coding sequence ATGCCTCAATGGACACCTAAAGACGAGCGTCAGTACGAACACGTGAAAGAAAGTCAACTGGATCGTGGTAAGTCTGAAGATGACGCCCAGGAGATTGCCGCAAGGACGGTGAATAAACAACGTCGTGAGGAAGGCCGCACGCCCAACAAGACAACTCAGGGAACCGGGAATCCGAACACCTCGTTGGAAGACCGCACGGTTGATGAGCTTCGCAACCGCGCCTCGCAATTGAATATCCGTGGGCGTAGCAAAATGAAAAAGGAACAACTCGTCGAAGCGATCCGCAACGCCAATTGA